The Sedimentibacter sp. zth1 DNA segment AATATCCGATATAGATTTATCTAATGTATATTTTAGTCAAATTAAATTCAAAAATTGTGAATTTGTAAATTGCATATTAGAAAAATCAAGTTTTATAAACTGTACATTTGATAATTGTGATTTTTCAAATTGTAATTTTGATAGCTCATATTTTAGTTCCTGTGAAATTTCATCGTCAAAATGTCTTGGTGTCAATTTAAATAATAGTACGATGAAAGAATTAACAGTAAAAGAATGTAATTTCAATTTTTCCATTATGGATAAAATTAATTTTAAATCCGTAATATTTTTAGACAGTACTCTTGATAGTGCTAATATGGCGGAAAGCATTTTGAAAAATGTAGAGTTTGATCATTCTACACTTACAGGTGCAAGTTTTTTTAAGACATTTCTAAAAGGCATTGATTTAAGAAGTTGTCAAATAGAGGGTATAGCTGTATCTGATGATTTTCATGAATTAAGAGGTGCAATCGTAGATTTATATCAAGCTTCAGAATTAGCTAGGCTTTTAGGTCTAGTAATTAAATAACGGAACTCTTGTTATTGTTTGACAAAAAAATTAATATGTACTAATATATACACATGTTTATGAAAAGGTATTTTAAAACAATTTAAGAGGGAGATAATATGAACGAAATTTTTAAAAGAACACTTGTTGTTCTAATGGTATTGGCTATGTCAGTAATGACAGCCTGTGGAACTTCAAATGCTTCTAAAGCTGAATTTGAAACAGGAAATTTTGATGGAATGGTATTTACTAATGAGTGGGCAAATATGAAATTTACTTTTCCAGAAGGTAGCGTTATTGCAACACAGGAAGAAATAGATGCAGTGATGAAGCAAGGAAATGCATCAATATATGGAAATGACGAAAAAGCACAGGAAACTGTGAAAAAAGCAGTTGATTTAAAGATTGTATATGATTTTATGGTAGCAAACCCATCTCAATTCCCAAGCTACCAGTTAATGTATGAAAATCTTGCATTAACAATAGGAGGTTCGAAATATACTGAAAAACAGTATTTAGAGGAATCAATGAAGCCGGTTCTTGCTAATGAAAATTTAGGTTACAAAATAGTAGATGAAGGAACAAAAAAATTGGCAGGTAAAGATTTTTATTATTATGATTTGTCAGCTTACAATGGTGCAGCTTTTCAGACTATGTACTGTCACAAATTAGATGACAGAATGATAATATTTACAGTTACATATGCGCCTGGTCAGGAGCAAACTGTGCAACAAGTAATAGATAGTATTACAGAAGCAAAATAGAATATTATAAAAATTTTTAAACAAAAGACAGTTCTGTGAATTACAGAACTGTCTTTTGTTTTGGCTGAGAATATTTATGTAGTTATTCTCCTAAGATTTCATTGATTTCATCTATACGTGACTGTAGAAAAAGTTTTTCGTTTTGTAATATAGTTTTACTATTCTTATTTGATATTGTAGTAGGATATAAGCCGCTATAGTTTAAATTTCTTCTACAAAAACCACCTATTGGACCTGTCCCGTATGGGCCTGTACCGTCTCCTCTTGGCATATTAACATCTCCTTTCCGTTTTGAATAGTTATTGACATATGTCAATAACTACCGTACTTATACGATAACACCATTAATGACATATGTCAATAACTTTTTTAAAGTTTTTTTATTAGTGAATTAGAGTAAAAATTAATGAGTATAATAAGAATGTAAGTGATATTATCACTTACACTTTTTTAATTCCTTGATATACTCACGCTATACACCAAATCAGCATATATATTTGAAATTTAAAACTTGAAAGGAGTTCTTTAATGCAATATTTTATAACATTTCTTGAAGGGATAATAACATTTGTTTCACCTTGCCTTCTTCCAATGCTACCAATATACATTTCATATTTTGCAGGAGGAAATTCAGAAATACATAAAACAAAAACATTAAAAAATGCATTAGGTTTTGTACTTGGTTTTACAATTATATTTACTATAATGGGCGCTTTTGCTGGAAGTATTGGTAGTTTTCTAAAACAATATCAAACAACAGTAGATATTGTTTCAGGAATAATAGTAATATTATTTGGTTTAAATTTTTTAGGAGTTATCAAATTATCATTATTTAAAGGTAGTAGAAACACTAAAAATATAAACGAGCTAGGCTTTTTTTCATCAATATTATTTGGAATGGTCTTTTCAATTGGCTGGACTCCATGTGTTGGAGCATTCTTGGGCTCAGCACTTATGTTAGCGTCACAGCAGGGATCTATAATTCGAGGTATTGGATTATTACTTAGCTATTCATTTGGCTTAGGCATACCATTTATAGTAAGTGCAGTATTGATAGATAAATTAAAAAGTACATTTAATTTTATTAAAAAGAATTATAAAATCATCAACATTATATCTGGAAGTCTTTTAATTTTAGTGGGCATAATGATGATGACAGGTTCAATGGGATATTTATTATCTATTTTAAGTTTTTAGGAGGGTATAATGAAAAATAAATTAAAGACAATTATTTATCTTGTAGTTTTAGTTGTATTTATAGGTGGAGCAACTATGTTATATAATAATTTGAAGGATAATCCAGTTAACGATATATCAATGGATAATAGTCAAGATAATGAGACTAAAGGCGAAGATTCTAATGATACAGAAGAAGAAAAAATTAAAGCACCTGATTTTACAGTTACGGATAAGGATGGTAATGAAGTAAAACTGTCGGATTATATTGGTAAACCAATTGTACTAAACTTTTGGGCTAGCTGGTGTCCACCATGCAAAGGTGAAATGCCACATTTTAATGAAGTATATTTAGACAAAGGTGAAGATGTTGTATTTTTTATGGTTGATATGGTTGATGGTGCAAGAGAAACACAGAAAAAAGGTAAACAATTTATTGAAGATATGAAATACGAATTTCCAGTATATTTTGATAATGGTCAGAGTGCCGCATATACATATGGCATAGTGTCAATTCCTACAACATTTTTTATTGACAAGGATGGGTATGTTGTAAATGGCGTAAAAGGGGCTGCTTCAAAGAATGTTCTTTTAAAAGGAATAGATATGATTACCAACCAGAGTGAATAGCAATAAAAAAAGAGAGTAATCTCTCTTTTTTTATGACATCATTTCTAAAATTGAATGCTTTGGTACTAAACCAACAGAACGATTAATTTCTTTTCCTTTTTCAACAAGAACAAGAGTAGGAATGCTCATTACAAAGAATTTTTTTGCTAATTCAGGATGTTCATCAATATTAATCTTACATACCTTTACATTATCTTGCTCACTGGCTATTTCGTCCACAGTTGGTGAAAGCATTTTGCATGGATTACACCAACTTGCCCAAAAATCTATTAATACTTGCTTTTTTGAATTTAAAATTTCTTGCTCAAAATTTTGTTTATTAATTGTTATCGTTTTCATAGTATATACCTCTTTTTAATTTATTAATATCATTATATTCACTGCAAAAAATAAATTCTGTGATAATATCACAGTAATACATAATAATACAATTTATATAATAAAATTAATTTTTAAAAAATAAAATAATTAAAAAATAAAATATTGGGAACAATTTTAATTATAAATAGTCTATAATATATATAGGATAAGTATGCTAAGTTATAAATAATTTGGAGGCGAAAATGAACAAAAAAATAATTAAAGCATTAGTAATAACTACTGCAGTATCAATGATAATATCTACCACAGCTGCATTTGCCGACAGTGGAAAGTCTGCAAAAAATTCTAAGACTGAGCAGAATATAAACCATAACAAAAACAGCTATTCAAACAAACATAATAACGGAATAGATGATGAAAAGGATGATGAAGAAATATTAGGCACAGTCATAAGAGTATATGGCAATAAGATTGAAGTTGAAACAGAAGGCGCAGAAATCATAACAGTAAAAATTACTAATAAAACAGAAATAGAAATAGAAAATGAAGATGATGAAGATAATGAAGAATCAACATTCAAGTGTTTGAAAGTTGGAATGATAGTTGATATTGAACTTAAAAATGATAAATCAAATCAACATCAATTAGATGCTGAAAAGGTAACTATATTAGGCATTGAATCAGATGATGAAGATGAAGATGACGAAGATGATGAAGATACAACTGAAAATGTTATAATAAACAATGCAAGTGTAGAAAAGATTTATAATAATAATGTATTGATAAATAATGATGGAACTCTTTTGATTCTTAATATAACTAATGAAACAAAATTCTTTAATCAGTTTAATCAAGAAATAACATTTGCTGGTATTAAAAAAGGTATGATTGTAAAGGTTGAGCATTCACCACAAATGACAAAAAGCATACCAGCTATAACGAATGCAGTAGAAATAACTGTTATTAAAGATCAAAAAGACAATGTGAAGATAAAAAGCGAAGTAGTAGAAGTAGATAAATATGATAAAACTATAACTATAGGCAATAAAGAAAAACTATATGAGCAGTTAGTTCTAAACATAAATGAAGATACTAAGTTGTTAGATAGATTTAATATGCCAATAAGCATTTACAATATTAAACCAGGAATGATAATTTTAGTTGAACATAGCAGTGCAATGACAAGAAGCATTCCGGCTCAGACCAATGCAGTTAGTATTAAAATAGTAAAATCAATACCAGATAGTATACTTTTGAGTACTAAAGTGTTAGATGTCCTTGAAGATAGAATATTAGTAGGTGAAAAGGAACACGAAAATACCTATAAATATCTTCTAATAAACTATAAAACAATAATTACCGATAAAAATGGCAAGATTATAGAATTATCAGACATAAAAGAAGGTATGAGTATCACAGTTGAACATTCTATGATATCAACTTTGAGTATACCACCACAAACACAAGCATACATTATTATAGTAAATAATTAAATTATTAGTTTATTAATAAAAGTACTAATTTCTGAAAATGAAATTAGTACTTTTTTATATACTAGGAAAGTTCTATTTCTAGTATATAAAAAATAACATATAATCATAAAAAATTAATAGACAATAATTCTTATGAAGAATATATAAAAATGAGAAGTGAAATGAGCGGAAAAAGTCCTGAAGAGTTTCGTCAAAAGTTATCATATAGTACATACAGATATTTCTATCCAGAAGTATTAGCAAGAGATATTCTGATAGCTCACGCAAAAGAAAACTTTATCAAGAGAGTGTAAATAAAAGAATAGCAAGAAGAAACGTATATTTTTGTACATATAAACGAGTACAAAAATATACGGTTTATTTTAATTAAAAATACAAAGTAAATGTTTACCTAAATATGATATAATACGATGAAATATGAAATAGTATAGTCAATAATTATTAGACTAAGAATTGTTAAGGAGTAATTATGAAAATTATAGATTTAAGCTATAAAATATCTAACAATATGCCGACTTTTCCTGGTGACGATTTGGTTGAAATTAAAGAAAATAAGACGTTGGAGAGGGACTATTATAATGCTATAAGTCTTAAAACTAATATGCATGTTGGCACTCATGTAGATATAGCTAGACATTTACTTGCAGATGATAGAACTATTGATGAAATACCAATTGATAAATTTATTGGTAAAGGTGTTCTTTTAGATGTTAGAGGAGAACAGATAATTAGCTTCAAAAAAGACTATGAAAAGTTGATAAAAGAAAATGACATTGTTCTTTTGTATACAGGATACGCAGATTTATATACTGAAACAAGTAAATATTATGAAAACTATCCAGTATTAGAGGATAAATTCGCTGATTTTTTAGTTTATAAAAATATAAAAATGATAGGAATAGATACTCCTTCCCCTGACAAAGAACCATTTAATATACATAAAAAACTTCTTAATAATGATATATTTATAATTGAAAATTTAACTAATTTAGAAAATTTAATTAATATTAATAGTTTCATGGTGTATGCAGTACCTCTAAAAATAACAGCGGAAGCAAGCATAGTAAGAGCATTTGCAATTAGTGATTTATAAAAAATATTTAAGTTATATTTTATTGACAAAGCAAATTATGAATGATAGTATTAATTAACAATAAATACAATGTATTTATATATTGCCAAAATAAGGAACAAAGGGAAATAATGAGGGGGGTAGTTTTATGAACAAAAAACTAACAAAAATTGTTGTACTAATATTTATTTTAATAGCTATAATTGTTGGGTGCAAAAATATTCAAACTAGTAATCAGCAATTAGAATTGAGCTCTATAAATGATTGTATTGAATATCTTACTTCAGATGAATGTGAAGGTAGATACCCTGGAACAAAAGGAAATATGAATGCGCAAAATTATATCATGGAAAAAATGCAAGACTGTGGACTAGAATCATTTGAAAATAATTATTTGTTTTCATACGAAAAACCTATAGTCTCTATTTCTGAAGAAGAAACCAAACTAGAAATTCTTAAAAAAATGAAATTATTAGTTTCGAATACGGAAAAGATTTCATTGAAGGAACTTGCTATAATGTAGATATATCTGCTCCTTTGTGTTTAGAAGCAGATAATAAAGATTGTATTCTTCTCCTTAAAGAACACCCTAACAGTAATAATGCAAACCCAAATGGCCAAGTTTATCTAGTTCTTGATGAAGATGTTAAGAGAAGTGCACCATTTCATCATAATATAGATAAAAAAATATTTCATATATCTAAGGATACTTATAGCAAATTATATGAAAATATTGGAGAAGAAGTACATATTAAAATAGACTCCAAAGAAAAAATTATTACACAAAATCATGTCGTATCTATGATTACAGGTCAAAGTCATGATGTTGCAGTTGTCATATCTGCACATTACGATCATGTAGGAAAAATTAATAATACAATATGGAGAGGAGCAATTGATAACGCTTCAGGTGTTTCCGCAATGCTGCAAATTGCAGAAGAATTAAGTACATATTATAAAACAACTAAACCACCTGTAGATATAATATTTTGTGCGTTCAATAGTGAAGAAAGTTCTAATGAAAACTATTCTATGGGGAGTAGCTATTTTTCCGAATATCTAAAAACGCGATATAATAATATATATAATATCAATTTTGACTGTGTTGGTGGTAATGTCGAAGATAATCTAATAACTTTTGATATAAATTCCAAGAGTAATACTAATGAAATAAAAAATATATTAGAAGTATTACAAGAATCATTTATTGCAAATAATTATGATACTGCAATAACGGAAAATTCTTTTGCAAGTGATCATTGGAAATTTGACGAGGGTATTAATATCTCAACAGGTACTGGTGATGGATTAATTCACACACCAAAAGATACAAAAGAATTATTGAATCCTAATTATATATATCAAATATCAGAGATAGTGTATGAGTATATTATAAATAGTATTAATATTTTTATAAAAACTAATGATGAGACGAACTATGATGATAGCAAAATATTCTCAATTATTGATTCTGAAGAAGAAAAATTACAGCCATACACCTTGAAATATATGGAGATTGAAGATAATGTGTATTGTATAATAAACAATGAAGTAGATACTACAATAGAAGATATTAAAAATATTTCAAAAGTGGATTTAAGTTCTATTTCTAAATATTTAGATGTAGAGGATGTTTCTGGTACTATTTCTTACTATTATGATTGGTATGACCCTAATAAACATGAATTAGACAAAATATATGATGTAAATACAGAATTCAATAATTTTGTAACAATTAGATTATTTGATAATTCATTTGGCGACCAAATAAATAATTCATATACTATAGAAATTGTTAATATTAAAGATAAAAACAGTGCAGTTGGCAGTAGTCTTTATAATATTTATTTGAATCAAGATTACATCTATGAGTTAGAGAAAGATGGAATAACTTATAAAATACAGGATACAGTTGTATCTTATGACGAAGAAGGAAATCCAAAAGAAAAGCAGATATTAATTTATGCAGAAAAATCATTTAATGAAAAAGTAGTTTTCATGACTTTCCAATGCCCAGATTTATTTAAAAGAAATGGGTTTGTTCATAAAGATATTGAAACATCATTGGATGAACTAAATAAAATTTTGGAACAAGAAAAATTCTATGAATTTGCTAATGAAACAATAGAAAATATTTGGGAACAAGTAAAATAATTATAGGCTACGCCCTATTCACGGTGGAACAGATGTACTTGGATAGTTTTAATGAGAGTAAGCTTAAAGAAATTCTAAATATAACAAAGGATATAGCCTTAAAAATTAGCTATATCCTTTAAGATACCAAAATTTTTTACAACGGTAAATCTTTTTTAGTGAAAATATAAGCACCTACGCTGTAAAGAACTATAGATATTGTCACAAGTATAAGAATTGGTAAAAGTATATCAGTTTTTCCTGCAGCAATTTCACTTGATGGTAATAATGTGAAAATTGTTGCATATTTTAAATTTTCTAAGTTTCCACCCATATTAGCAAGCATATTAACTAAGTATAATAATATTGGAATACCAGCACCAAATAAAAATGAGTTTTTACTTTCATTAAATATGCATGATGCTAAAAAAGATATTCCGGCAACTGCCAATTGTAATAAAAATAAACTTAAAGACATCAAAATGTAATTTTTTATGTTCAATTGACCTGGAAACATAATTTCACTTGTTACTATTGCAAGTATTGTTGAAAATAAAACTAGTAATAAAATATTGATAATCATAACCAATATTTGTGTGAATATTATTTTTTTTCTTGTATTTGGTGAAGCAAGTATACATGCCATTGAACCTGAATCAACATATCCTGCAACTAGCTTATTTGCAAGCATTATAGTAAAAATCATAGGAAATACTATAAGTATAAATCCAAACAAATATGAATCCAAAAACGATATAAGGTCGTTCCCGGCTGAAGTCATACCCATAGCGGACATCATACCGGGCATTGCTTCCTCAAATTGTTTTAGCATATCTCCAAGCTTAGGGTCAAACATGTAAACCATAATCGGAACATAAAGAGCTAGTATTGCCATAAATATCAACAAAATTTTGTAATTAGATTTTATTTCTTTTTTAAATAGTGGTAAACTAATCATTATTTGTCACCTCCGTAAAAATGTAAAAATAATTCTTCTAAAGTTTGTGTTTTAATTTCTAAATCTTTAATATTTAGCTCTGAAATATCTCTCAATAGTGGGGATATATTTCCTGTAACACTGATAGTAACAGTATTGTTTTGTATAGATGATATCTTATATTTTTTAGATTTGATTTTATTTACATCATCCTCTGAATTAAATGTTATTATATATGACTTAGCTTTTTTATCCTTTAAAGTAGCCATATCTTCAATTGCAATAATTTTGCCATCCTTTATAATTGCTGTCCTATCACATGTTTTTTCAATTTCTTCAAAATTATGTGATGAGATGAATATTGTTTTACCTTTTTTTTGTTCTTCCAACAATAAATCGATAAATCTATTTTGCATAAGTGGATCTAGTCCACTTGTAGGTTCGTCTAGAATTATTATATCGGGATTATTCATGAATGCACATATGATACCAATCTTTTGCTTCATACCTTTAGACATTCTTCTTAAAGAGCCCTTTGCATCTAATTCAAAAATCTCCGTTAATTCTTTAGCTCTTGACATATCCTTCATATTTTTCATTTCAGCAATAAAATTAATCATTTGAATTCCTGACATATTATTCATGAAAGCAATTTCACCCGGTAAATATCCAAGAGTATCTTGAATAAGGGCTGAATCATTCCAACAGTTTTTTTCATTTATAAAGCAGCTTCCTTTGTCTGGCTTTATAAATCCCATTAGGTGTCTAATTGTAGTAGTTTTACCTGCACCGTTAGGACCTAAAAAACCAAATATTTCGCCTTCGTTTACTGATAGATTTACATTAAAAACACCTTTGTTGTTTCCATAATCTTTGGTAAGATTGTTAGTCTTAATTATTTCCTTCATTTACATCCTCCTTGTAAAATAGTTTCATCAACTTTATTTGCAATTTCAATATTAGCTTTATTTTCCAAATGAGTATTAAAACATAATTATAAAATTATTGACCAATTTAGTCAATGGTTATTTTAAATAATTTATATAAATTTATAAGCTTATGTTACAATTATGCGTTCCTAAATAAGAAATAAAAATAATAATTTGTGAAATACTATATTGTGTGCAGTTAAGTATTATAATAAATTTTAAAAATTCAGTCTAGATGGAGGCATAATATGTCAATAGAAAAATTGTTAATACCAAAAGATTATTACAGTAGATTTTCGGTAATGGAAACAGAAATTGCAATTAAAAAAATAAAAGATTTTTTTGAAGAAGAATTAGCTAAAAATTTATCACTAACTAGAGTTTCGGCACCTTTAATGGTAAGAAAAAATACCGGATTAAATGATGATTTGAACGGCATAGAGAGAGCGGTAAATTTTGATATGAAAGAAACAAATTACGATGTTGAAATAGTTCAATCACTTGCAAAGTGGAAAAGAATGGCGCTTAAAAAATATAGATTTGATAAACACACAGGTCTTTACACAGATATGAATGCTATTAGAAGGGATGAGGACCTTGACAATATACATTCAATATATGTTGACCAATGGGACTGGGAGATAATTATTGCTAAAGAAGATAGAAATATAGATACACTGAAGGATACAGTAAGATTAATATATAAAACATTTTTGGATACAGAAAAAAGATTAGAAGAAATATATCCATTCCTAAAAAATGATTTACCAAAACAAATAGAGTTTATTACTTCACAGGAATTACTTGATATGTATCCGAATTTAACTGTAAAACAAAGAGAATATGAAATATCTAAAAAATACAAGGCAGTATTTATTATGCAGATAGGAGATAAGCTATTAGATGGAACTATACATGATGGTAGAGCTGCTGATTATGACGATTGGTCTTTGAATGGAGATATAATATTTTATTATGAAACATTAGATATTGCATTGGAATTATCATCAATGGGTATCAGAGTTGATAAAAATGCATTGATATATCAGTTAGAGCAAAGAAGTCAAATGAACAAAATGAATTTAAGTTTTCATATGCAAGTACTGGATGAAGACCTTCCTTATACAATTGGTGGAGGTATTGGTCAATCTCGCATATGTATGTATTTTCTTAAAAAGGCCCATGTAGGAGAAGTGCAAGCTTCAATATGGTCTGAAGAAATGATTGAAGCTTGCAATGAAAATGATATACATTTATTATAATATCTTATGCATTAATAAAAATTAACCACCTAATGTAACATCTTGTGTGTCGTACCATTTTAGTGCTTCGATAAATTGTTGCTTTGTAAATTCAGGCCACATTTTGTCTATAGTGTATATATCAGCATAAACAGCTTGAACCGGGAGTAGTCCTGAAAGTCTTTTTCTACCTCCCCATCGTATGATTAAATCGATCCTTGAAATATCTTTTGAATTAAGTAGACTCATGATTGTATTCCTATTGGTTGAATGAATATTCATGTTGCTTAAATCCCATTCCCAGCCATAATTAACTAAAAAGTTAACCTTGATTTCATCTTTACCTATTGAAACTCTGCTCTTAGTATATGGTAAAAGCTCTTTAGGAAACATATTTGACTCTGTATTGCCAACTACTAATAAATTTACATTTTCCTTTTGAATCATCCTTACTGCATCTATACATGCTGTTGTAAAAGCTTTTACTTCAATCGTAGGTCGTTTGCAATTATCTGTTGTAAATCCGTAATAGGTTAATTCTTTAACACCGTATTCTTTAGCAAGCCTAAGTACATCAACACCTGGATTGAGTCCATGGTCGTAGCCCATGTATTTATCTAAGCCTAATCGATTTGCCCATCTTCTATTTCCATCAGGAATTATAGCAATATGCTTTGGTATTCTCATTATTATTCACTCCCTTTATGTATAAGTATGACCAAATATAATTAATTTAACATAAATTAATGAAATATAAGATTAATATGTATGTAATTGTTTATGTGGCTTACATTATTAATAAATTTATATTATATACATATATATTAATAATATTTAATTCGATTTGTTTTTACACCTCGGAGGTATTATTATGAAATTTTTCAAATTTGTATCTATTGCAAATAGAAGCATTAGCATTTTCGAAAAAATCATTCCTATTATTATTGTTATAATGCTTATAATTATATGTTTTGTTTTCAGAAAAAAAGTAATAGAGAATGATAATAATAGAAATATTAAGAGATTATTGTTTTATATGTTTGTAGTAACCTTTATATTAGATTATATTTTTACTTATTCACAGTTTGGTGTGCACATTGATAATTTGCCTCTTGAATTGTGTAGTTTGGGTGCAATATGCTCAATGATTGCACTAAAAAATAATAATTTAAAAATAATTTATTTTTTGGAGGTAATATTTTTACCAGCTGCATTTATGGCAATGGTGGCTCCTGTAACAGGTGGTTCATATAAATATCTTCAATATTATTTGTTTATGATAAATCATGGATTAACAATTTTCATACCTTCTTATTACATTTTTGCAGAGAAAATATTACCAAATGTTAAACAGATTTTTGTAAGTATTTTAATATTGATAGTTGTAGCTATTGTTATGTGTATATTTAATACAATTTTTAAAACCTCATATATGTTTATATCTTTAGTTAAAAATCCTTTTAGTGTAGGTATTATAGGTTCATTGGGAGAACCACCGTTATATATTATAAAATT contains these protein-coding regions:
- the uppS gene encoding polyprenyl diphosphate synthase, which codes for MRIPKHIAIIPDGNRRWANRLGLDKYMGYDHGLNPGVDVLRLAKEYGVKELTYYGFTTDNCKRPTIEVKAFTTACIDAVRMIQKENVNLLVVGNTESNMFPKELLPYTKSRVSIGKDEIKVNFLVNYGWEWDLSNMNIHSTNRNTIMSLLNSKDISRIDLIIRWGGRKRLSGLLPVQAVYADIYTIDKMWPEFTKQQFIEALKWYDTQDVTLGG
- a CDS encoding YwaF family protein → MKFFKFVSIANRSISIFEKIIPIIIVIMLIIICFVFRKKVIENDNNRNIKRLLFYMFVVTFILDYIFTYSQFGVHIDNLPLELCSLGAICSMIALKNNNLKIIYFLEVIFLPAAFMAMVAPVTGGSYKYLQYYLFMINHGLTIFIPSYYIFAEKILPNVKQIFVSILILIVVAIVMCIFNTIFKTSYMFISLVKNPFSVGIIGSLGEPPLYIIKLTILGITILSLWGAVLLIIKYIINKIDDKNKKVSQII
- the asnA gene encoding aspartate--ammonia ligase, which produces MEKLLIPKDYYSRFSVMETEIAIKKIKDFFEEELAKNLSLTRVSAPLMVRKNTGLNDDLNGIERAVNFDMKETNYDVEIVQSLAKWKRMALKKYRFDKHTGLYTDMNAIRRDEDLDNIHSIYVDQWDWEIIIAKEDRNIDTLKDTVRLIYKTFLDTEKRLEEIYPFLKNDLPKQIEFITSQELLDMYPNLTVKQREYEISKKYKAVFIMQIGDKLLDGTIHDGRAADYDDWSLNGDIIFYYETLDIALELSSMGIRVDKNALIYQLEQRSQMNKMNLSFHMQVLDEDLPYTIGGGIGQSRICMYFLKKAHVGEVQASIWSEEMIEACNENDIHLL